A region of the Culex quinquefasciatus strain JHB chromosome 1, VPISU_Cqui_1.0_pri_paternal, whole genome shotgun sequence genome:
AAAGTTGTCATTCCTGTTTCTAGTGGGCCGGGCCGGGTTCGTCGCTCCCTCGAAACCCAATCAAGTTTTTCTTCGTTTTACTTAAATCGTCTTTTAGGGGAGGGGGAAGCGGAGGCAACTGTCACTTTTATACTCGAAAGATAATTGCTGCGTGGACTCAAACGTGGAGAATTGTCTGTCAAGTTGGGTTCGAACTGGTAAACGCGGGAAAGACAATGCACAATACCGCCCACGCCGCCGCGACACGACGACGGCGAGGAGGTCAGATTTCACTTTTCTCGGAGCTGTCAAAGGAGGTTTCTTTTTGTGTCCTAAAGGTGGCGCGCGCGGGCAGCTGCCCTGCGCGCCAATTTGAACGAGAAGGAACTCTTTTTGCAACGGGTTGGTTTTGCACAGATTGACTGTCGTTTCTTTtcattatttatgttttttttttatttacaagtgGTTTTGCACAAGTATTTCTTCTTCGCTTATTTTCTTCTCTTCTTTTTCTCGAGTGGAACAGAAAAAGTGTGAAAAATTAAACAACATTATTAAGAGAGAGAGGGGAGAGGTAGAGTCCAGAAATGGAAGTGTAGAGTAAAGAGAGTGGTGAAAAAGAATGGCAGAAGAATGCACAAGTGCCCGTCAGAGCTGCACGGACAGATTACTACTATTACTTTAAATAAAGTTAGAGATAACAACAGTAACGCGCGCGGGCACGCTCTCGCTCGCGATCTTCTTTGTCGACGTTTTATTTACTGCTCGACTTCCCGTTTCGCCGCCAGTGGCGCGAAATTGCTCGAATaagtaagagagagagaaaaaaagaaattaagagATTAGCAACATCGAGATCGAGGCACGAAAAATGGGACCGCTTCGGGGTGAGAGGGGAGAGAAGGAAGATGTTGAAGAGGTCGTTAAATGAAGAGTTGAAGAAAAAGAGACCCGAATCGGTAGCGGTAAAATGACCGGAGTGGCAGAAATCTAGCACGGAAGAGTGAGAGATTGAGATTGGGATAAGAGTTTGGTTAGGGCATTTCGCGAGCGCCACCGGAAGCTGTCAAGCTGTGACAGTCGGCGCACGGATTTCCCGCTCGGGAGCAAGATTGAGAGCGCGAGTCGGGCTTTGAGAGACTAGATTGTGAAAAGAATAGCGGTTAGTGTTTTGCGGTGATAGATGGAGCTTAAttatttctattttcagcttctCTGACACTGATCAAATTACCTTAATCAGCCTTGGTAAAGATAAAATACAGACTAGAACGTATAAAAAATAGACAAAGATTCGGGTTGTCCCTCCAAAAACGAGGAACAGCCCCGTAAGGATGatgaagtgtgtgtgtgttttggttaGAAGGAGCAGAGTTGAagacaagagaaaaaaaagatcctaaacaagaaaacaaaaacaaatctcaACAACATTCGGAGCGGAGTCTCGTGTGTTACGCTAACAATAAATTAATcgctcgaacaaaaaaaaaacgtggtaataaataatttcaataaattaatttGTCTCGTTCTCTTCCTGCTGGTGGGGGTCGAACCCCGTACTTGGTAATGATGGTGTTGGGGATTTTTCGTGTCGAATATGGCCTCCTCCCTGCACTTCCCTCTTACTTCCGGACGGGCTTGTGGCCGGCGTAAGCGATCGAGTGGGCAGGCTGGCTGTGGGCACCGTAGTCACCGTATCCGCTCGACTCGGCCCATCCGCCGGACGATCCGTGGTAGGCGTGCGACTCCTCCTTCTTGCCGGACAGCAGCTTCTTCAGGAACAGGAACTTGGACAGGATCAGCGCGATCACGGACACGATCAAAGCCTTCTTGGCGATCAGGGCAATTCCGAACAGGGCCAAGATGGCCAGACCGACGATCTTTAGCTTGACCAGACCGAGGATCGGCAACAGCGACTTGAGGATCTTCTTCTTGCCGCGGGCCTCCGACACGAGGGCGCGCATCGACACCTTCACGTCCTCGGGGATCACGGTGGACAGGCTGCGGGCGGCGTTGGCCATGTCCAGGTTCAGCGAGCGCTCCTGGAAGAAGTTCTTCGTGCGCTCGAGCACGTAGTTCTCCAGGGCTTCCTCGCGCGTTTCGACGTTGTTGGCGGTTTCGACGATGGCACTGTCGGCGTTGAAAGAGCGCGAGTCGCGGCCGGCGGCCTTCACGAAGGCCAACCCACCGGCCAGGCTGATCTGAGGCTGGTCGAAGAACTCACGGGCCTTGCGGTAGAACtgtttccgaaaaaaaagagaaaagttTCCGGTTAGGGTTATGTCGAACGTTTGATCAATAAAggatacacagctaaaaaagtagtaatccagctgcgtgtaaaaggcctgggtgttaaataaatattgcattattttatgcaattttatgtgattttacaccccaatatgtagcccatcagtatgggaagcctacttgaccgaaatgtcaagctcatatatgcgtttatctatacggctcttcatcggtctgatggccgagtgggctaaggcgccagtccttactgttggtgctgggtttgaatcccgttggttgcaacttttttttgtgtttgcaaaaattgtacatgcagtgtgtaatattaagtgtttattttgacgaaggtgatgtgcatgctttggcatgcgattttaccatcggattttttgctgtgtaggctCACGGCAGTGGATGTTTACATCAGAGTGAGCaagatacactctttgtttacgaACCAACATTGGCTCGACATCGTTGTTTAATCTTATTGCCAACAACAGCGTTGgaaaaatctcatttgaaaagaTTCGCTCAAGTCAACTGAGAGTAACAAAAAATCGTGAGAGAACGTACACCTCATCTCTTTTGCTAAAGATTTCGCTTAgatgaaagaaattggtgaGTAACGAGATCTTTGAGACAAATTTCCATCGCATTGATCATGTATTGCCCggaggaaaatcaaaatttacgtTTTCCCTTGTAACAAATCGCCAAAACTTCGGGATTTTTCAGaagtcaaaaattgttattttaaatgcgtaaaatacaaaaaaaaatctaaagaaatgcAGTTGAGATTCAATTGGATCTGGTCAAAAACGAGCTTAACAACCATTtctaatcgattttttttatctgcttGCGAAATAAaatacaagacaacattttacgatGAATCAACTATAGTCCCCTTGGAATAAACTGTCAGGTCAGATAGTTTCTGTCAAGAAATGCCACGAACTCTTTGTCAGTATGTTCAGAAAGATAATCTTTATTGATATGAGCAAAAATATCAGCAATTTAAGCTATATATTACGACCCAACTAACTGAAGCATCTTAACAAATAGTTCACTTCACAAAACACTTTTCCGAAGTCTTATTTCAGGGTTGTTGAGTTCAGATATGATCcaaaaaatgctctaaatagagctccggattcgagtggtagaaatgacagtacacccataaggaatacattgtagaaaaaagcaaaaactgctcgaatgaaaCTGTTGCATTAGTCAGAGAATTTGTAACCCAAAATGGCggtcaaaatataaaaagaatGTGTTTGGTACAGTAACAATAAATCAATCACTCGAAATTGACTgctttggggtcgctgaactaaAATTAGatgttaaaaatttacatatttaaaaaacacgGACTTTTGTGTGAttagataaatgcaaattttattgattttttcagacAATCGAAACTATGCCTTATCAAGCCTGGTCTACTtttttgtccaaatatatgaCATTTTGGACGAATCTTTAGCTTTTCGTTCGCACTTATGGTTGAAATAATAAATAGAAACAGGGGTGCACAGTTAGCCAAATtagtcagaaaataaaaaaaaaatgtattccagTGTCAGCAAGATTTGAGAGTATCAATTTTACTGTCtaagattttttctaaattataatttatcctcaatttgaacaattttatgaTTAAAAAGTGCAGGTTTGAGGTTTGACAATTTGAGTTGTTTGCGAGTTTAGAAATCTtttaaacacgaaaaagtgtgaatttgtttgtttgtctagCCGTTTCAAAACAAAGTCATCAATTCTAGAGtacatttcaaaacaacctatgagtcatgggtttcctatgcagataggaccttttgaaaattttatcgaGAATTCAAGCTTTCTCActtcaaaataatttgtataaatAAATCACTACTATAGCTTTCGATCCATTCAGAAATCcaataagttatttttaaaccatcgtcaaggggtgacattgagtcGGGGGAGGAATTAAAATTGGTATagcaaaaatgcagaaatgtgTATGGCACAATCTCACCCCGAAACAAAAGGCACCCCTGATGACGTTGTTTCAATTGGGAGTTTGTCTGATTATGGAAAATCAAAAGCTATAAGAAAAAGATCAATTTTAGGATAATAATTTTCCTGGTCTGTTGCGATTCTCCTAAAAGCATGTTTATTATTAGAGTAGTTATGgcatcaaaaattatgaaaatgtttaaaattaatttcgcTTATCAGcacaatcaaacattttttaaaacttattattttgcatttcaaCATTGTTGATTgccacggtaaaaaaaaagttttattttatcaatgaCATTACACAACTC
Encoded here:
- the LOC6040262 gene encoding uncharacterized protein LOC6040262, which codes for MKLIICVLGLCALAAAQDNFKECLDKDSISCVQMMFYRKAREFFDQPQISLAGGLAFVKAAGRDSRSFNADSAIVETANNVETREEALENYVLERTKNFFQERSLNLDMANAARSLSTVIPEDVKVSMRALVSEARGKKKILKSLLPILGLVKLKIVGLAILALFGIALIAKKALIVSVIALILSKFLFLKKLLSGKKEESHAYHGSSGGWAESSGYGDYGAHSQPAHSIAYAGHKPVRK